In the Perca flavescens isolate YP-PL-M2 chromosome 20, PFLA_1.0, whole genome shotgun sequence genome, one interval contains:
- the adgrf3a gene encoding adhesion G-protein coupled receptor F3, whose amino-acid sequence MTTNERKPLESVKVKIYFQLQNPRPRNVKIKCVSWDNTTRQWSEEGCEWQGASAEGVCACIHLSSFAILMSRNPEHINGLDELTYVGLSISVVSLIISLVIELTVWSAVVKTISSYLRHTAHIHISLCLLIADCCFLASSNPEDLPEMWCRIFVVLKHFCYLSMFFWMLCLSSMLLHKTIFPLHHISKNAYLKFFLFLGYVCPLLIVVITFVCYDGGAKDKYFSGDTCWLRYVGLMKGSIHTFVIPVGIIVFFNVFSMLVVIVKLLDHPINTDKSNENENEKKAAKTAMRSVILLTPIFGVTWIFGFAVMLIDLTAGTVAFAVNYIFTLLNAFQGLFILLTTCLGDKLIRNALLKRLRKNDPASTTDSSTKLDSTWKQ is encoded by the exons ATGACAACTAATGAAAGAAAGCCATTGGAATCAGTTAAAGTTAAAATCTACTTTCAATTGCAAAACCCTAGGCCTCGGAATGTTAAAATAAAGTGTGTCTCATGGGACAACACCACAAGACAATGGTCAGAAGAGGGCTGTGAATGGCAGGGTGCTTCTGCAGAAGGAGTTTGTGCTTGCATACATTTGTCCTCATTTGCCATTCTAATGTCAAGGAATCCTGAACACATTAATGGGCTAGATGAGCTGACCTATGTCGGACTGTCTATATCAGTCGTGTCACTCATTATCAGCCTGGTGATAGAACTAACTGTCTGGAGCGCTGTAGTTAAGACCATTAGTTCATATTTACGCCATACTGCCCACATACACATTTCTCTATGTTTGCTTATTGCCGATTGCTGTTTTTTAGCATCTTCTAATCCAGAAGATCTTCCAGAAATGTGGTGCAGGATCTTTGTGGTGTTGAAGCATTTCTGTTACCTGTCCATGTTCTTTTGGATGTTGTGTCTGAGCAGCATGCTTCTTCACAAAACCATTTTTCCGCTCCATCATATCAGCAAAAATGCCTACCTGAAATTCTTTCTATTCCTGGGCTATGTGTGTCCGTTGCTGATTGTTGTTATCACGTTTGTTTGCTATGATGGTGGTGCTAAAGACAAGTACTTTTCCGGCGATACCTGTTGGCTGCGTTATGTTGGACTTATGAAAGGGTCCATCCATACATTTGTCATACCGGTCGGTATAATTGTCTTCTTCAATGTGTTCTCCATGCTGGTGGTAATTGTGAAGCTTTTGGATCACCCTATAAATACAGACAAAtccaatgaaaatgaaaatgaaaaaaaggctgCCAAAACTGCCATGAGGTCAGTTATTCTTCTGACTCCAATCTTTGGTGTGACTTGGATTTTCGGGTTTGCTGTCATGCTAATTGACCTTACAGCTGGAACCGTGGCCTTTGCAGTCAATTATATCTTCACCCTGCTGAATGCATTCCAG GGTTTGTTCATTTTGTTAACCACGTGCCTGGGGGACAAACTG ATCCGCAATGCACTGCTGAAACGTCTCAGGAAAAAT GATCCAGCATCGACTACTGACAGCTCCACGAAGTTAGACTCCACTTGGAAGCAGTGA
- the LOC114547160 gene encoding uncharacterized protein LOC114547160 → MYSLGSELSLLHTPTSPTSQGTVNTGSSNFVRRCCDGSLMQTKKNRNRMWAFIIPYILGLNVYQASGEDNSTQMYYVKLTIEESAIANITQILNPFVAGNTQINDLKKTTECRNVLAGQECSCMPYFRWSNEVCQSSQKCCDQNCTFTNIPAPMCVSNNTVAVSGSIVLTGVQYHNCLKEKQSVEFQKCNNDLLKEMKTVFSTLRGFDILTITTYKVGSIVAEFKMTIAYREVLDGPPLWQLKRTDGVFQIFNGTESMVTSEPMSTSVRLNAQISDRWEGEYSCTYTQQINSNTITHIASAVMDIALLPNIDSTTSPAFPHCKPDSDFVNVLLEVFIQVLPFCQRNQLVAFYFELGIVLI, encoded by the exons ACTGGGTCTTCTAACTTTGTGAGGCGCTGCTGTGATGGTTCACTGATGCAAACCAAGAAAAACAG AAACAGGATGTGGGCCTTTATAATCCCTTATATCCTGGGACTCAACGTCTATCAG GCTAGTGGAGAAG ACAACTCAACACAAATGTATTATGTCAAACTGACCATAGAGGAAAGTGCAATCGCAAACATAACTCAGATTCTGAATCCTTTTGTGGCTGGCAACACCCAGATTAACGACCTGAAAAAGACAACAG aatgTCGGAACGTCTTGGCTGGCCAAGAGTGTAGCTGCATGCCATACTTCAGATGGAGCAATGAAGTTTGTCAATCTAGTCAAAAATGTTGCGACCAGAATTGCACCTTCACCAACATCCCAGCTCCCATGTGTGTTTCGAACAATACag TTGCTGTCAGTGGATCAATTGTTTTAACAGGAGTGCAGTATCACAATTgtctgaaagaaaaacaatcagTGGAATTCCAGAAGTGTAATAACGATTTGTTAAAAGAG ATGAAAACAGTGTTCAGCACTTTGAGGGGATTTGACATCTTAACAATAACGACATACaa GGTTGGAAGCATCGTTGCAGAGTTTAAAATGACCATTGCTTACAGG GAGGTCCTGGACGGCCCACCGCTGTGGCAGCTGAAAAGAACGGACGGAGTATTTCAGATATTCAATGGCACAGAGTCAATGGTGACATCAGAACCAATGAGTACCAGCGTCAGACTTAACGCACAGATATCAGATCGTTGGGAAG GAGAGTACTCATGTACCTATACTCAACAGATAAACTCAAACACCATAACTCACATAGCCAGTGCTGTAATGGACATAGCCCTCCTGCCAAACATTGACAGCACCACATCACCAGCATTTCCACACTGCAAACCAGATTCAGATTTTGTGAAC GTCCTTCTGGAGGTGTTTATACAGGTGCTACCATT CTGCCAGCGCAATCAGCTCGTTGCATTCTACTTTGAGCTGGGAATTGTGCTGATATAG
- the ankrd66 gene encoding ankyrin repeat domain-containing protein 66, whose protein sequence is MTELHQAAAAGDFDQVEEILRQNECNPNQRDIDWSYKTPLHWAAAKGHTETVRILIEHGARPCLRTEHGWTPAHSAAESGRLAVLRLLHSLHAPIDKEDCCGDKPVRIAEIYGHHDCVRFLKKAEIECQAYRKMAAQKGISMDDTDEEWAEQGKENEENRISSNIQT, encoded by the exons ATGACAGAGTTGCACCAAGCAGCTGCAGCGGGGGATTTTGATCAAGTTGAGGAGATTCTGAGGCAAAATGAATGTAATCCCAATCAGAGAGATATCGACTGGAGCTACAAGACACCTCTTCACTGGGCAGCAGCTAAAG GGCACACAGAAACGGTCAGGATCCTTATTGAGCATGGAGCCAGGCCGTGTCTGAGaacagagcatggatggactcCTGCCCACAGTGCTGCAGAGTCTGGCCGGCTGGCTGTGCTGCGGCTGCTGCACTCCCTCCATGCACCTATAGACAAGGAGGACTGCTGTGGAGACAAACCAGTGCGGATAGCCGAAATATATGGACACCATGACTGTGTTCGATTCCTAAAAAA AGCAGAAATTGAGTGCCAGGCCTACCGCAAGATGGCAGCCCAGAAAGGGATTTCAATGGATGATACAGACGAGGAATGGGCAGAACAAGGCaaggaaaatgaagaaaacaggATCTCTAGCAACATTCAGACGTAG
- the tdrd6b gene encoding tudor domain-containing protein 6, which produces MCSIPGLPTPGSKVPVLITRVNLNSTCGLVELWANMDNGKKHMYEQMRDEIQTPKRKFYGPEGNPGDHCLVCISETWHRARIVSIQTEACNVFLIDQGQPHITTNEALAWGKKDSFLLPPETESCILANVLSLGNNWPEKATTFLESLPGKTFKGLVQHVLMPDRTILLDIPTISKHMCKVGVAKKMPVDEFKCLVQKCLEADHVTQQQNLNVSCQLKKPEQYFYPELLTDTFETVNVTAVANPYRIFCILLIFSKSVKMLSEQIQQHYEDSSDSGETQPLTCGDPCAARGITGKWHRSILKQTMTSDGAVEVLHVDEGKSELVPIGNIRPLHVKFLKMPVVTYPCSLEGVKDNRTGWTTDQTDYLKSLLLNRTFVAKFYHNNIHQDVYNVILYADNGACINSCFIEIAGPISPSKTEQNSYVQNVPLLSSFLSPLGDERGMELHNKVIVNVDGLLEETLPWTKNRAVNGRTDDGPTSGAGDTLSKRSSEHPSPLIQSNGNPLTSFPSEVQNASGDKGMENGYQLNGHPYCTDHPLGCNSVTQEMTSLVQTAHQISNCSEHASVPNEDGLIQKLMNGSVVTQTTKQKQVHSRNVTCARDELKSQSIINVPAPEIELKNNLDEGRKTNLDVILDKEIKSGQIDIEITQPSLPSCPKGNVNICMWPNISQNKTRAVYASCIVGPHYFWCQYTNIEDLNAASRLAQEAGQAQQDMMFPETLGPGSPCLALFSSDKQWYRAQVISREEDAFNVVFIDYGNECNVDIKNVRSLPQSLLEKAPQAFLSYLNGFHKSKGSWDDEGYDEFYNLVVDKELRVTVFNTEDHPDIAVPQYAVELECEGVLVNTLMEKYWKPVAKECVSIQHPQTETLLQDGQTESNRTHLSVSKGNVNTCMYKKPCISKNKKEEVYASCIGEPNFFWCQYANTEELSEVSRLAQEAAHTQQDLKFPETLGHGSPCLARFSSDKLWYRAQVISRVDDEFKCVFIDYGNECDVDIKNVRSLPQSLLEKAPQAFLCSLNGFDESKGSWDDEGYDDFYNLVIDKPLRVAVFNTEDHPEIAVPQYAVEIECEGMVVNVAMQKYWKPVAKERVGIEHPQTETFLKDGQTESNMTHLSVSKGNVNTCTYKKPCISKNKKVEVYASSIGEPNLFWCQYTNTEELSKVSRLAQEMAHTQQDMTFPKTLAPGSPCLALFSSDKQWYRAQVIRRVDNAFNVVFIDYGNECDVDIKNVRSLPQSLLEKAPQAFLCSLNGFDESKGSWDDEGYDDFYNLVVDKELRVTVFNTEDHPDIAVPQYAVELECEGVLVNTLMEKYWKPVAKECVSIEHPQTEPLLQDRQTESNMTHLSVSKGNVNTCMYKKPCISKNKKEEVYASCIGEPNFFWCQYANTEELSEVSRLAQEAAHTQQDMMFPGTLGPGSPCLALFSSDKRWYRAQVIRRVDDEFNVLFIDFGNECDVDIKNVRPLPHSLLEKFPQAFLCSLNGFDESKGSWDDEGYDDFYNLLVDKELRVTVFNTEDHPDIAVPQYAVEIEHEGVVVNTLMEKYWRRRATDHALAEGLGSDLDPDECPCCPTQL; this is translated from the exons CACAACATTTTTGGAGTCCCTGCCTGGCAAGACCTTTAAGGGACTGGTTCAACATGTGCTGATGCCAGACAGGACCATTCTCCTTGACATACCAACAATTTCCAAACACATGTGTAAGGTTGGAGTTGCAAAGAAAATGCCAGTCGACGAGTTTAAATGTCTCGTACAGAAATGTCTTGAGGCCGACCACGTAACGCAGCAACAGAATCTGAATGTTAGCTGCCAACTTAAGAAGCCTGAGCAATACTTTTACCCAGAACTGTTAACTGATACTTTTGAAACTGTTAATGTGACTGCGGTAGCTAATCCATATCGTATTTTTTGCATTCTCCTAATTTTTTCCAAGTCAGTGAAGATGTTATCAGAACAGATCCAGCAGCACTATGAAGATAGCTCAGATTCAGGAGAGACACAGCCTTTGACCTGTGGGGATCCATGTGCCGCTAGAGGCATAACCGGAAAATGGCATCGCTCGATACTAAAGCAAACAATGACTAGCGATGGTGCTGTAGAAGTCTTGCATGTGGATGAAGGCAAAAGTGAATTGGTCCCAATTGGAAACATCCGACCTCTGCATGTAAAATTTCTGAAAATGCCAGTTGTCACGTATCCCTGTTCTCTTGAAGGTGTAAAAGATAACCGCACAGGGTGGACTACAGACCAGACTGATTACTTGAAATCACTGCTCCTGAACCGGACATTTGTGGCGAAATTTTACCACAACAATATACATCAAGATGTCTATAATGTCATCCTTTATGCAGATAATGGTGCATGCATCAACAGTTGTTTCATAGAGATTGCAGGACCCATTTCACCATCCAAGACTGAACAAAATTCCTATGTCCAAAATGTACCCCTTCTCTCATCATTTCTCAGTCCACTTGGAGACGAACGTGGCATGGAATTGCATAACAAAGTCATTGTAAATGTTGATGGTTTACTGGAGGAAACTTTGCCATGGACCAAGAACCGAGCGGTCAATGGCAGAACAGATGATGGACCCACTTCTGGAGCTGGCGATACTCTTAGCAAAAGAAGCTCAGAACATCCAAGCCCTCTAATACAGAGCAATGGGAATCCTTTAACAAGTTTCCCCTCTGAGGTGCAAAATGCTTCTGGTGACAAAGGGATGGAAAATGGTTATCAACTAAATGGCCATCCATATTGCACAGATCACCCACTTGGATGTAATAGTGTGACACAAGAGATGACTAGTCTCGTTCAGACTGCTCACCAGATCTCCAACTGCTCAGAACATGCAAGTGTGCCAAATGAGGATGGTTTAATACAAAAGCTCATGAATGGATCAGTAGTAACACAGACAACCAAACAAAAACAAGTCCACAGCAGAAATGTGACATGTGCAAGAGATGAGCTAAAGTCACAATCCATAATTAATGTCCCTGCACCAGAGATTGAACttaaaaataatttggatgaaggaagaaaaacaaatttggATGTCATTCttgacaaagaaataaaaagtggCCAAATTGACATAGAAATTACACAACCTTCCCTTCCTTCTTGCCCCAAGGGAAATGTTAACATCTGCATGTGGCCAAACATTTCTCAAAACAAGACCAGAGCGGTATACGCATCCTGCATTGTTGGACCACATTACTTCTGGTGTCAGTACACAAACATTGAAGATCTGAACGCAGCGTCAAGACTTGCTCAGGAAGCAGGACAGGCCCAACAGGACATGATGTTCCCCGAGACTCTTGGTCCTGGCAGTCCATGTCTTGCTCTTTTTTCCAGTGATAAACAGTGGTATCGAGCTCAAGTAATTAGCAGAGAGGAGGATGCAttcaatgttgtgtttattgACTATGGAAACGAGTGTAACGTTGACATCAAGAATGTGAGATCACTGCCTCAGAGTCTGCTGGAGAAGGCTCCTCAGGCCTTTCTGAGCTATTTGAATGGATTTCATAAGTCCAAGGGCTCCTGGGATGATGAAGGTTATGATGAGTTCTACAATCTTGTGGTTGATAAAGAACTGAGAGTGACGGTGTTTAACACAGAGGATCATCCGGATATTGCAGTTCCTCAGTATGCAGTGGAACTTGAGTGTGAGGGAGTGCTTGTGAATACACTGATGGAGAAATACTGGAAACCAGTTGCCAAAGAATGTGTTTCGATACAACACCCTCAAACAGAAACTCTCCTCCAAGATGGTCAAACTGAGTCCAACAGGACACACCTCAGTGTTTCCAAAGGAAATGTGAATACTTGCATGTACAAGAAGCCATGCATctccaaaaacaaaaaggaggaGGTATATGCCTCTTGTATTGGGGAACCCAATTTCTTCTGGTGTCAGTATGCCAACACGGAGGAGCTTAGCGAAGTGTCTAGGCTTGCTCAggaagcagcacacacacaacaggacTTAAAGTTCCCAGAGACTCTTGGTCATGGAAGTCCATGTCTTGCTCGGTTTTCCAGTGACAAACTGTGGTATCGAGCTCAAGTAATTAGCAGAGTTGACGATGAattcaaatgtgtgtttattgaCTATGGAAATGAATGTGACGTTGACATCAAGAATGTAAGATCACTGCCTCAGAGTCTGCTGGAGAAGGCTCCTCAGGCCTTTCTGTGCTCTTTGAATGGATTTGATGAATCTAAGGGCTCCTGGGATGATGAAGGTTACGATGACTTCTATAATCTTGTGATCGATAAACCGCTGAGAGTGGCAGTGTTCAACACAGAGGATCATCCAGAGATTGCAGTTCCTCAGTATGCAGTAGAAATTGAGTGTGAGGGAATGGTTGTAAATGTAGCAATGCAGAAATACTGGAAACCAGTTGCCAAAGAACGTGTTGGGATAGAGCACCCTCAAACAGAAACTTTCCTCAAAGATGGTCAAACTGAGTCCAACATGACACACCTCAGTGTTTCCAAAGGAAATGTGAATACTTGCACGTACAAGAAGCCATGCATctccaaaaacaaaaaggtggaGGTATATGCTTCTTCTATTGGGGAACCCAATTTGTTCTGGTGTCAGTACACCAACACCGAGGAGCTCAGCAAAGTGTCAAGGCTTGCTCAGGAAATGGCGCACACACAACAGGACATGACGTTCCCCAAGACTCTTGCTCCTGGCAGTCCATGCCTTGCTCTGTTTTCCAGTGATAAACAGTGGTATAGAGCTCAAGTAATTCGCAGAGTTGACAATGCATTCAATGTTGTGTTTATCGACTATGGAAATGAGTGTGATGTTGACATCAAGAATGTGAGATCACTGCCTCAGAGTTTGCTGGAGAAGGCTCCTCAGGCCTTTCTGTGCTCTTTGAATGGATTTGATGAGTCCAAGGGCTCCTGGGATGATGAAGGTTACGATGACTTCTACAATCTCGTGGTTGATAAAGAACTGAGAGTGACGGTGTTTAACACAGAGGATCATCCAGATATTGCAGTTCCTCAGTATGCAGTGGAACTTGAGTGTGAGGGAGTGCTTGTGAATACACTGATGGAGAAATACTGGAAACCAGTTGCCAAAGAATGTGTTTCGATAGAACACCCTCAAACAGAACCTCTGCTCCAAGATCGTCAAACTGAGTCCAACATGACACACCTCAGTGTTTCCAAAGGAAATGTGAATACTTGCATGTACAAGAAGCCATGCATctccaaaaacaaaaaggaggaGGTATATGCCTCTTGTATTGGGGAACCCAATTTCTTCTGGTGTCAGTACGCCAACACGGAGGAGCTTAGCGAAGTGTCAAGGCTTGCTCAGGAAgcggcacacacacaacaggacATGATGTTCCCGGGGACTCTTGGTCCTGGAAGTCCATGCCTTGCTCTGTTTTCCAGTGACAAACGGTGGTATCGAGCTCAAGTCATTCGCAGAGTTGACGATGAATTCAATGTCCTGTTTATCGACTTTGGAAATGAATGTGACGTTGACATCAAGAATGTGAGACCACTTCCTCATAGTCTGCTGGAGAAGTTTCCTCAGGCCTTTCTGTGCTCTTTGAATGGATTTGATGAGTCCAAGGGCTCCTGGGATGATGAAGGTTACGATGACTTCTACAATCTCCTGGTCGATAAAGAACTGAGAGTGACCGTGTTCAACACAGAGGATCATCCAGATATTGCAGTTCCTCAGTATGCAGTGGAAATTGAGCACGAGGGAGTGGTTGTGAATACACTGATGGAGAAATACTGGAGAAGACGGGCCACAGACCATGCCTTGGCAGAAGGTTTGGGATCAG ATCTGGACCCAGATGAATGCCCATGTTGTCCAACCCAGTTGTGA